From the Saccharomyces paradoxus chromosome V, complete sequence genome, the window CTGAAGAGCAGAAGTCAAACAtcaaacttttcaataaaatacTTTATCCATTGACCTTAGATGTTTCTTCCACTTTTGATACATCAGTATCCAAAAAATACGAACTGAGCGGCGTCGTTATCCATATGGGAAGCGGCCCACAGCATGGTCATTACGTATGCATTTGCAAGAACGAAAAGTTTGGGTGGCTTCTGTATGACGATGAGACGGTGGAATCCATAAGAGAAGAAACCGTATTACAATTTACCGGTCATCCAAGTGACCAAACAACAGCCTATGTTTTGTTCTATAAAGAAACACAGGTTAATGAGGTCCACAATCAAAATGAGGACATAAACACTACTAATCAAGATCAAACACAAACTGACAATAATATTGAACAATTAATAAAATGCGACGATTGGTTAAGGAATCGTACACTGAAGGCAGCTGCAAATATTGAACGTAAAAAAGCCTTGAGAAATATACCCGAGATTAAGACTGCAGAAATCAAGACGCCTgtaaatgataaaaaacacaataagcaaaaaagaaagtcgAGAATATTAAGTTTTATCAAATAAGTTGGAACGGGTTCAATACATCATGTAAATTGAGGACCAGTCTGTTCTAAAAGTCACAATATTagttacttttttttttatgatttCCACATTTCCTTCTACTGTATCGGACCTTTCGAATTTCCTTATACTTCATTTCAACTACTAGAGCAAATAATTTTCACCTATTTTCCAAAAGCAAAGGCGGCAAATcaggaaaaataaagctttAATTATAATCTCATAGACACCAGGCGAAGCATAAGCGCTTATGCCAAATAGATATATgcattctttcaaaaaatctgtTAGTACACCTATATAAGTATATCCGTTTATGCCTCTCTTCTAAACAGGCGCATGtgtaaataaatatgaGACTGATTCTCCGTTATGCAATCTTCTAATAGCTTCTGCAATCGTAGGGCTGATATCTACCTGATGGACGATGTCCAAATCCAAATCAACAGGTACTGTGTTGGTGCAGACAATTCTTGACAACCTACTCTTTATTAACTTCTCCCTGGCTGAGCCGGAAAATATACCATGTGTGACAATAGCAATAACCTCTTTGGCACCGTGATCCATTAACGTATCACAAGCTTTCACTAAAGTACCGCAGGTGTCTGCCATATCGTCAATTAACAAGCACGACTTGCCGCCAACATCCCCGACAAGCAGCATTCGTGAAACTTCGTTGGCTTTTTGCCTCTCCTTATGAATCAAAGCAAAATTCATATCCAGTTTATCTGCTAAGGAGGCAACTCTTTTCGCACCACCAGCATCAGGGGATACTAGTATTGCATTATTGAAATCTGTTCTGGTCCTTATATAATTTAGCACACTTGGCTCACCATATAAATTATCAACCGGGATATGGAAAAACCCTTGAATTTGTGAAGCATGGAGATCCATAGTAATGACATGATCGCAACCCGCAGTTTCTAAAAGATTGGCAATCAGCTTCGCGGTAATAGGCGCCCGGGATTTATCCTTTTTATCTTGTCTAGCATAAGGGAAGTTTGGTATGACTGCTGTAATTCTTCTGACTGACGCCGTCTTACAAGCGTGAATTAGGATGAGTAACTCCATCAGAAAATCGTTAATTTCGTGTTCTCCATACCCGGTTTGAATGATATATACGTCTTCATCACGAATGCTTTCCCCTATTGTAACAGAAGTCTCTTTATTTGAATACTGATATACTCCCACTTTAGATAACGGTATACCTAGCCTTTGAGAAATAAGCTCAGCCAACCCAGGATGTGAGTTACCAGCTAACAACTTAATACTATTTGTGGACATGTTTAGCGGAACTTACGGCAAGACAGTCCTTGACGGATCGGAAATCGTACTCTCTTTAAGCGGCCCTTCAATACCTCCTCATATCGTCTATtgttccaaaattttttcattgttgaaaaataatcaCGTGCCTTGATAATTTTGCTGCGCGATTTGATAGGAAGATAGATATACGGGCACACTTGTATCTGTTCAATAGCAAACAACTTTAGAATGAGCTAAAACAACCTTTTTACTGTCTACTTCCACTCGACACCTGAGGGGGTACTCTTCTACAGCATTATTGCACTTTACGATTGGTATAGGTAGCCTCCCCAATAAAATAAGGAAATTTTGGTAATTTGTGTTCAGAAAAAGCCGAAATTGATTGCAGAGAACAGAAAGGAACTTTCTCATTATTACATTTTAGAAGCCGTGATTGAAAATACTACCATCGCATATCGCAGAAGAGACGTTAAGCATTAACTTAAAACATATTTGCAAACTACAAACTAAATACGTACAATAAGAAATGGCTACGAAGCAAGCTCATAAGAGATTAACAAAAGAGTACAAGTTGATGGTGGAAAATCCTCCTCCATATATTCTTGCCCGTCCTAATGAAGACAACATTTTAGAGTGGCACTACGTCATCACAGGCCCTGCCGATACTCCTTATAAGGGAGGTCAATATCATGGTACTTTAACTTTCCCATCTGATTATCCGTACAAGCCACCAGCTATCAGAATGATAACACCGAATGGACGTTTCAAGCCCAACACACGATTATGCCTCTCCATGAGTGATTATCACCCTGACACCTGGAATCCTGGCTGGTCTGTATCTACCATTTTAAATGGGTTACTGAGCTTCATGACTAGTGATGAAGCTACGACAGGATCGATTACCACGTCAGACCATCAAAAGAAGACATTGGCAAGGAATTCCTTAAGTTATaacacttttcaaaatgttaGATTCAAATTGATTTTTCCTGAAATTgtagaagaaaatgtaGAAACATtagaaaagagaaaattggTTGAAGGGGATGCTGCAAATACGGGCGATGAAACAGAAGACGCTTTTACAAAGGCTGCCAAGGAAAAAGTCATTTCTTTGGAGGAAATTCTGGATCCTGAAGACAGAATACGCGCTGAACAAGCGTTGAGACAATCAGAAATTaattccaagaaaaatggcaaagaACCCAATGGTAGCTCTTCCATGGTTTATATTGGTATcgctatttttttgtttttggttGGCCTTTTTATGAAATGAAATAATTAAATGAACTAAACCTGAGATAAATTCTAACAACACAGAGTAAAAATCAATAGTATTATATAGACAAAACGGATCTTTTTATTATGAACATTGtaaattatatatttaaGTGTGTATTGACCAAAAGGCCTCAATAAAACACGTAAGTGagataaaaatttgagaAACAGAAAGCACGCTCTCCTAAAAACCTTCAACTTTCATTATAAGCTTGCCTTGAGCACGTTGTGTAGCCATATAAGAAAATGCCTCCTTAAGATTTTCCCAGGAATAAACCTTATCAACAATACAATCCACAACCCCCTCATTTAGTAGTTTGCCGCATTCGTGTATCCAATCATTGTTCTTGGAAATAATCTTGATATTCGGATCAAAGTAAAAATGAGAATAATCATATGACCATAGCATTGAGCCAAACATCTTTCTTGCATTGGCGCTAGGGTTATCCCAAGAATCAAAGACGtctttcttgtaatttCCAACATAATCACCGACCGTAGTAATATAAGCGCCCTTAGCGTGAATCAAATAACTAGAGTGACTCAAGATATCATAACCACCGATGAAGTCCAATACAGCGTTGAATTTACCCTGTGTATAATCTTCAGCTTCTTTGagaatatcaaaatcatcataATCCACAACTTTACCTGTCTCTAACATATGTCTAAGTGGTTTACTAGATTTTCCTCTACATGATAGATAATTTATGAAAATCATTTCATCTTTCAAATCGGGGAAATGTTCTGATAGGACCGTTGAACCATTACCTGACGTCACAACTACTAGCTTTTTAGAAACTTTATAGTAACGCTTCAATAACTGGATAACAAACATCCCTACTGAGCTTGTGCCGCCGTTTATTAAAACATTAGATTCTGTATCTAATTGACCCTTCTCCTTTAGCTGAGCTAACAGATTAAACGCTGTTCCTAAGCAAAATAAGGAACCGGCCGCCTTTTCCGGTGATAAAGTATGTTTGGGTCGCATCAAAATAGGTTCGACACGAGGATCAATCAGTAATGAACTTTGCAGGGCACCGATGGCCAACCTAGGATGGTAATAAATGCCGTACACATTGTCACCTACCTTCCATTTATTTGTCAAATTATCACCGACATGTGTTATCACTCCGCTGTATTCTCTTCCAATACCGGCTTCACCATAAATAGGCTTGCCGTAACCATTCTTAATCTTCATATCAACAGGATTCAAACCCGCATAATTCACTTGAACTACCAGTTTGTTTTTACTTATGGGCAAtttaattttgttttcatacGAAAAAGTTATGGGACCGTGTTTAGAATGGAAGACCAGTGCTTTAACAGGAATATGCCTTACATGCCTTAGCGGTCTAGCGACTCTAGACAGTGTCGGCTCATCCATAGGGATTGGCTTCGGCGCTGGGACTTCATGGTCCACTGTCAAGGCTTCTAGCTTAGGgtctttattttctaagATTTTTTCTGCCATCTTTCTGTGCTATTTTGAATTATGCTGTTTATTACGTCTTTACTTCTTGCGTAATGCACCTTTCAATTCAGGTAACTTTATCATGAGGCATAACCATGTATCCCCTTTCCATACTCCTCTCTGTTTATAACAAGGGCGATGCCTGAAAATCGTAATAtaaatcaaataataacgataaaGGGTTCATGACAGGCAAGACCAAAAAAGTGGATGCAAAACAAAGCTGAAATTAAGTTTGGCCTTCCACTGCTAGAAGAAACTGAAGCGTAATGCACAGAAAAATGCAAGTAGATAAATCATACATATTCATCTCGTTGTAAACAAATCCCATTGGAGCAGTAATTCTTAGACATGTAGCGCCTcggaaaacaaaataagaataagAAAGATAAGCTCGAATAAGTCCGCTAGTGTACGTAGTCTATGTTCTATTTGCAGTTTTACGTGGAGTCCGccattatttttggttAAGGCCTTTTGAACAACAATAACCAAAGTCACATATCACCGTCATTAGGTGGAAAGTCTTCCCTGAAAAACATCATAACATCCAAGCATTTAAGACCCATACAACCTTCATATATTTCTTGCCGAGTACTAATAGTTCTCGGCGCGCAATAGGTCGATTATCCGGCGGAGCGCCAATTGAGCCTGATACAATTTTCCCAGCCCGGAGGGGGCAGAGAGGGAGGAAATGCCTTGCACAGGGGAGAGCAGTTAGCCTAACTTCGTTACGAACGGGTGTTGCTCCAGGCCAGAAGGCGTCCTGCCTAGCGTAGGCCTGATGAGCCCGTCAGTATTCCCATGCCCATCGTATTGAACTTAGTAGTGAAACTTATCACTAAAGTAGTGTTAAAAGCtattatttaaaaatttggatCGTGTACTTGGCAAACCTTGGAAGAACCTGAACACACCACGATAAAACGTATGTCCTGATACCCACCAAATGAGAAAATAGAAGGAGGAACCTAAAAGACCTGCCGGAGCCACAACTACTGGCAATATGCAGATGACGATCATAAAATTTCACATAAGCATTTTGGGCCATGAAACCACGCAATCTAACATTTGAGACTAATACTTGAGCATTAACGATGGCAAAGCCTGTCACTATTGTTGGAAAGATATTATAATGAAAGAGATacacagaaaaatttttatgcTAGAATAATAATCATAGACTGAGTACGAGCAGTTGAAATAAGTCGTAACACTTAGCGAAATCGTCACTCTCTTTAGCCTTCTATCTCTATACAttctttcaagaaaatagcTTTACTAACAAGATAACAATTTTTAAAACAGTATAAAAATGGGTATTTCTCGTGATTCTCGTCACAAAAGATCAGCCACTGGTGCTAAACGTGCTCAATTcagaaagaagagaaagttCGAATTAGGTCGTCAACCAGCCAACACAAAAATTGGTGCTAAGAGAATCCACTCTGTCAGAACTAGAGGTGGTAACAAGAAATACAGAGCTCTAAGAATTGAAACCGGTAACTTTTCTTGGGCTTCTGAAGGTATTTCCAAGAAGACCAGAATTGCTGGTGTTGTTTACCATCCATCCAACAATGAATTGGTTAGAACTAACACTTTGACCAAGGCTGCCATTGTCCAAATTGATGCCACTCCATTCAGACAATGGTTCGAAGCTCATTACGGTCAAACCTTGggtaagaagaagaacgccaaggaagaagaaactatTGCCAAGAGCAAGAACgctgaaagaaaatgggcTGCTAGAGCTGCTTCTGCAAAGATCGAATCTTCCGTTGAATCTCAATTCAGCGCCGGTAGATTATACGCTTGTATCTCCTCCAGACCAGGTCAATCCGGTAGATGTGATGGTTACATCTTGGAAGGTGAAGAATTAGCTTTCTACTTAAGAAGATTGACTGCTAAGAAATAGAGAATAagataatattttattacACTACATGTACAATTTTACTTATATTTTGTGTTGTCTCTTTCTGcttattttcaatatttacCATTCCATTTATAATTTGTAAAACAATTAACATAAAAGTCTTTTAAACTCTAACCAATAATATATTAAGTATCAATTGGCGAGTTAAAATATGCTCGATAGCATTTCACCGCTACATTTGTCTTGCAAGTTTTTGCTAGATGGGCTGCCTGGGTATTCTACGCAAGATTCGTCGCAATATGCGGGAAAATTTTCACCTCCTGTGATAGTTACCTACCCTTTCTATGTATTAAAACTGGATATCTATCATATTGGAAAAGACGATCAGTTGAATCTTTCCCCATAATAAGGATACTATTGTCTCTTCTCGACTGAGATTCGAAAAACCCCTCGGGTCTTGTTAGGACTAAATTATCTTTGTAGGGGTGGGATTATGTTATAATTCCGCGAGGTTTACACCAGCGATATCTCAACTCTAGCCGCATGCATTCCGGGATGTACTCTCTCACCATTGGGTGTTACTGAATCTAATAGGTTTCAAAGGGGATATCTTTTGCTCGGTGAGTTGTTACTTTTTCACTCGTGCAGTAAAGTACATTCTAGAAGTTCCTAGAACCTTATAGAAcaccaagaaaacaaagaagttGAACAAAACACTAATTCAATATAATCAAGGGGTGCACTCCTTAGTTTAACATCAGCAACAAAATGTTCATATAAATAGAACAATATTCGAGCTAATAAAAGGTTGTCCAGAGGCCTatctcttccttttctacttctttcaaataaacCGCTAACAAAACGCAATTaacgaaaacaaaagaaaaaataaataaagaaataatcaTGTCAAAAGCTGTTGGTATTGATTTAGGTACAACATACTCATGTGTTGCTCATTTCGCGAACGATAGAGTTGAAATCATCGCTAATGATCAAGGTAATAGAACGACGCCTTCATATGTGGCTTTTACTGACACGGAAAGGCTAATTGGTGACGCTGCAAAGAATCAAGCTGCAATGAACCCACATAATACAGTATTCGATGCTAAGCGTCTGATCGGACGTAAATTTGATGACCCAGAAGTAACGAACGACGCTAAACATTACCCATTCAAGGTGGTCAACAAGGGAGGTAAACCAGTGGTGCAAGTGGAATATAAAGGTGAAACAAAGACATTTACTCCGGAAGAAATTTCCTCAATGATCttgacgaagatgaaagaaaCTGCTGAGAACTTCTTAGGAACAGAAGTGAAAGATGCTGTGGTAACGGTTCCAGCTTATTTTAACGATTCGCAAAGGCAGGCAACAAAAGATGCTGGTACAATCGCGGGTTTGAACGTCCTTCGTATAATTAATGAACCTACAGCGGCAGCTATTGCATATGGTTTGGACAAGAAATCGCAGAAGGAGCACAACGTCCTGATATTTGATCTAGGTGGTGGTACTTTTGATGTCTCTCTATTATCTATAGATGAAGGTGTCTTTGAGGTCAAGGCCACTGCAGGTGATACTCACTTAGGTGGTGAAGATTTCGACAGTAGACTGGTCAACTTCCTAGCGGAGGAGtttaagagaaaaaataaaaaggatCTAACAACTAACCAAAGGTCGCTGAGAAGGTTAAGGACCGCTGCTGAAAGAGCCAAGAGGACTCTGTCCTCATCTGCACAGACATCTGTCGAAATAGATTCATTGTTTGAGGGTATTGATTTTTACACTTCAATCACGAGGGcaagatttgaagaattgtGTGCTGATTTGTTTAGATCTACATTGGAGCCAGTGGAAAAAGTTTTGGCTGATTCGAAATTAGATAAGTCacaaattgatgaaattgtgCTAGTCGGTGGTTCAACAAGAATTCCAAAAGTACAAAAATTGGTAtctgatttcttcaacgGTAAAGAACCAAACCGTTCGATTAATCCAGATGAAGCCGTCGCTTATGGTGCTGCCGTTCAGGCTGCCATCTTAACAGGTGACCAGTCGTCGACGACCCAAGATTTGCTGTTACTGGACGTTGCACCATTATCTCTAGGTATTGAAACCGCAGGTGGTATTATGACAAAGTTAATCCCAAGAAATTCAAccattccaacaaaaaagtCAGAAGTTTTCTCCACCTACGCTGACAACCAACCTGGCGTTTTGATACAAGTTTTTGAAGGtgaaagaacaagaacGAAGGACAACAATCTACTGGGTAAATTCGAGTTGAGCGGTATCCCACCTGCTCCAAGGGGTGTACCCCAAATTGAAGTTAcatttgatattgatgCTAATGGTATTCTGAATGTGTCTGCCGTTGAAAAAGGTActggtaaatctagtaaaATCACAATTACAAACGATAAAGGAAGATTGTCGAAGGAAGATATCGATAAAATGGTTGCTGAGGCAGAAAAGTTTAAGGccgaagatgaagaggaagctCAACGTGTTCAAGCTAAAAACCAGCTAGAGTCATACGCCTTTACTTTGAAGAATTCGGTGAACGAAAATAATTTCAAGGAGAAGGTAGGTGAAGAGGATGCCAAAAAATTGGAGGCTGCTGCTCAAGACGCTATAAATTGGTTAGATGCTTCACAAGCAGCCTCTACGGTGGAATACAAGGAAAGACAAAAGGAACTAGAAGGTATTGCAAACCCTATTATGAGTAAGCTTTACGGAGCTGCAGGTAGTGCTCCAGGAGCAGGGCCCGTTCCAGGTCCTGGAGCAGCTCCTACTGGTGCACCGGACAGTGGCCCAACGGTTGAAGAGGTTGATTAGGTAggcttttcaaaaatgcgATGATATAACAGCGTCGCATTTTCTAGTTTCTCCGTCATACaaactttttaaatatgtatataagAGACAGAATCAAAGAATTATCAAGTGATTAGTATCTTTATACGTTCTCATCGATCTAGTTGCTAGAGAATGGCCGAGTATCTTAACGGGACGCGATTTCGCGTTTATATATGAAGCCGAGATTGCTAAGAGAAAGCTATCGCGAACCGGTACGGATAATTAACTACTAACTGAACAAAATACGTCAAGGAGTTTTGCTTGGAAATGTACGGCAACCATAATTTGAATTCAGATGATAGTTGTTTCAATTGGAATGAAGAGAAAGCCGCAGAACCATACCGTCCAAATGTTTCTTTTGACCGGAGTTTAACACCGCAATCCTTAAGAACATCTACACATAGGTTAtcagaagagaaaaaacaacaaaacgGGGTCATACACATTGACGATTCCCCTTCAGTCGTTTCTGATGTAATATCAAACAGGCGAGATCGTTCACAGGATTTTTTTGGGCCTCATTCTTCATCCCCTATTGCCCCTTCTGAGCGACAACGAGCGGATCAGAGATCACGGTTGGAATCTATGAGGTCGACTAAACGTCGAGATAAAATGACCAAAATACGCGGTGGTTTAGAAAAGATGGAAGAGATGATCATGCAAGGTGAACATCTTAGAGAAATGCGAAGACTAAGACATGAAGCTCAAAAGAACACAGTACCCTCAGACATGGCTGAGTACATGGAGTGGCAAAACAACGAGGATTTGGAAGACGATGAGCTGCTTGATTTCGttgaaaaacaagaaacttATAAAAAGGAATTAGAACAACTTTTGAACAATGCTAATAAAAATGTTCATGAGAACAACTCATTTCCGAACTCCTGCACATAATGGGATCATTAATATAACAGGAAGAGCCCTACCTCTAATATTCACGGGCTTAAGTGAGCTGTTGAATATAAACATCTTTCCGCATACGCTGACTATCAAGCTGGCGCTTCCTCTTTTGTTACTTTCTCCAGTAGAAAACGAAGGTGAATGGTATTGTTTCTACGTTTCTACGTCTATTCTACCGCGTTTAAGTATATATTTTGGGCTACTCAAGTTAACGGCATGTAGTCAGAATAACTTGATTTTCTGGCATTGAATCAACTAACAGGTCACCGTATGCATTCTCAGTTAGCCATGATTGACGTGCTGGAAAAGAGCAGTTTACATACACTATGTGTATATGTGCGACTGTTTGTATAAAGGATGACGTAAGATCTTGCGTACGcattaaagaaaactacACAATCAAAGTAACTGGGTTAAATATACAAAttattctcttcatttCATGCCATGGTGACGATCCTTCACATAATCTTGAACAAGATCAGTGTCTGGATCATATTTTTCCAACTTTTCGATTTGTTCCGGCGTAATAGAACCGCGCAATTCCGGATTATTTTGGTACCAATCTTTGATCAACCAcaccatttcttttcttgctaATTCAACGTTTCCTTCTGAGTTTTTTATGATATGATTCAGAGTataataaagttttaaaTGAGAAACTCCCGCcagtaaaaatattgaacaGATAGATCCATCAGCGGCTGGACTTTTATTGGGGAAAGATTCAAGTATTTTATTCATTAAGAATTGAACTGGGAAGATAACGTCTGTATCGTGAGTTATTTTACCAATTCGACTTAGTGTGTTGGATATCgaggaaagaaaagattctTGGCCTGCACTTTTCCCATCAGGCAATGGAGTATTTTTTATGCTATCAATCAAACGATCCCACTCTCCTTGAATtactttttcatctttgaaTTGAGATACTTTGAAAATCCTTAGTTTTATTTCATAGTAATCTAACGGGTCTGCACaatcattgaaaaggtCAGATAATGGGAGCACCTTTCCATTTAGTTTAAGTATTAGTTGCTTTCTATAGTGTTCATCAATCCTTGTTTCACCTTCCACCAAACTGAGCAGGTCATCCTGAATGGCTGCTATATCGAAGAGCTCGTGGATATTCTCAGACAACTGAACAAGTGCCGGCTTCCGGTCGAATGAAGTTGAGCTATCACAAAAACCATTTGCTCTAGCTAGGCATTCGATTCTTTCACTTAATTTCAAGTCAAAATCAGCACTAGCCAAAGCGTATAAAACATCAGCTGCTTCGAGGAAGTGTTCTTCCTTGGATAAGTAGAACCACAACAGGTTACAAATTTCCAACGatttttctgctttttctttcaggTATGGTAAGACAAACTGAGAATGTAATTGTAATAAGTCGTCTTGTCTTTTATTTGCGACTAGCCAATCATAAAAGCAATAATGGAAGAACCGGTTGCTACTATTCATCATCACTGAATAAACTCTTTCCTTTAGTGACAAAGCTGGTGAAGAAATCGATATGTTTGCTATTGAAGGGGATTGTTCGGCAGGTGTGTTGTCATCCACGCTTTTCACGATGTCAAAAATTAAAGTATACACATTGATACGTTTATCGTAAAAATCTTTCCTTGGATCAGCAATCTTGGAACCTTCTGAGACATACTCTTGCGCTTGGTTTGCTTTATCAATTTTATCTGCAACTCTAAGTAGAAATTCTACAGTCCTAGGCTGATAATTAAGTTTCACCATGATATCCACTATACGTCTCAATTCATTCAACTCTATATTATCAGCACACCTTTCATAGAGATCGATTGCAGTGTCTAAATGGTTCCTCGATATTTTAGAATCTATTATTTCGAATTTCTGTGCTGCTTCTAGGTGCTCTCCTGCCCTGTAACATAAAATGTCTGCACCATGACAAAAAGATCCAAAGCGTTCTTTTAAAACGTTCATAATATAATCTGCCGGTGCGCCGCTAGCAATGTTGGCATTTACAACTTCTATTaaaatttcctttattAATTGTTTAGTCTCTGTGTTAGGTGTAAACAGAtcatgaaaatgaagactaaaaaaatattctcttgTTTTGGAGTCGTAAACTCCCCCCTCACCCATCAGCGTATTCAACAAAGATTTGAAAGCATCAATATCTTCATAGAACACATTTAAAAGGGAAAGCGCATCTTTAATTGAGTTTATCAACAGGATAAGAGCATTCATGGCAATAGACTCAGCATCGGATGCGGTTATAGTATTACTATCCTTTGGAGACACAAATGAAACGAAAGAAGGACGGtgaatattgaagaaatctgCCAAAACAGATATCGACGATAAATAATACTCAACCTGTGGCCTAGTTATAGAAATaccaaaaatatttgatttctCCGCTTTGGAAGCCCTTCTAAAAACAAAGACCTTTTCTTCCCATATTTGGCAAAATAGTCTTGTAATCAATAGCGCAGAACCATAAAATCTGGGAGATAGCACAATGTTATCACCTTCACCAGATTTATCGAGTATCTTTTGTGCAATTGGCGGCACACTGCTACTGTCTCTAGAATTTTTCGGTTTTATTTCAACTATCCCGGGTATACCAGCAGAAAAGAAGGCCAAGGCGCTTGCTTTGATATGCTCTGACTTATTAAACTTACAAGCTAAATAAAGGGCTGTAGAGCAAGCCTCAGATAAACCATAACTGCGAATAAATGGTAAAGGGTTTTCGATCAAACTTTCAAAGACTTCATCGGGCGTACGATAGCAATATATCTCCAGGGCATTGCTTGTTAAAACGGCAACTTTTAATGGCTCCACATTGTATTGTgaggcaaaaaaattagcGTAACCTTGTGGAGTAGAAGTATAATTAAAACATCTGGTTAAAGGAACGATCTCTTTAACCTCATCCGTCGTATCGAGTAGTGTGGTATTTTCTACATATTTAccataattttttaatatgcCGTAATCTGGAACACTAACATAAAGTTTGTGTtcctctttattttccagttgatttcttcttgcaaTACTGTTCGATGATTCCCCAGaattgttcctttttttcacgGACGTAAAGTATATACCTGGAGATATTATCGTACTAGCGCAAGTGGTGTTGATATGAGTCGAACTAGCTTTTTGTGCTGAAAGTGGGCATATATCCTGTGTGTATAGGTGCTTTTGGTTGACtatagaaaattttcttttctctagGGAATTAGATATACTG encodes:
- the RTT105 gene encoding Rtt105p (Protein with a role in regulation of Ty1 transposition~similar to YER104W); protein product: MYGNHNLNSDDSCFNWNEEKAAEPYRPNVSFDRSLTPQSLRTSTHRLSEEKKQQNGVIHIDDSPSVVSDVISNRRDRSQDFFGPHSSSPIAPSERQRADQRSRLESMRSTKRRDKMTKIRGGLEKMEEMIMQGEHLREMRRLRHEAQKNTVPSDMAEYMEWQNNEDLEDDELLDFVEKQETYKKELEQLLNNANKNVHENNSFPNSCT
- the NUP157 gene encoding Nup157p (Subunit of the inner ring of the nuclear pore complex (NPC)~similar to YER105C); this encodes MYSTPLKKRVDYDRETFTVPASLGRDRLQNQLRDDQNKGKLNLSSISFPSKKPTRKDVLDKYSEAGNTIEPEFHDVTTHVKVSGLTSSEPLQLASEFVQDLNFRDRNTPILDNSAYYRKGVDYNFSDEVGGLGAFTPFQRQQVTNIPDEVLLEVSNTEIKSDMGMFLELNYCWITSDNKLILWNINNSSEFHCINEIEHTILKVKLVKPRPNTFVSSVENLLIVATLFDIYILTISFDDHTHELNIFNTGLKVNVTGFNVSNIISYERTGQVFFTGSTDSVNVWELQYNCSENLFNSKCNKICLTKSSFANLLPTKLIPSMPGGKLIQKVLEGDSGAEEETISQLDIDQSRGVLHTLSTKSIVRSYLITSNGLEGPVLIDIPHIRRSISALGIKDSPLLSSRAFKIARIVSISKRENNDLFLAVITTTGVRLYFKGFTSRRSIGSLKLDFLKFPPTSISNSLEKRKFSIVNQKHLYTQDICPLSAQKASSTHINTTCASTIISPGIYFTSVKKRNNSGESSNSIARRNQLENKEEHKLYVSVPDYGILKNYGKYVENTTLLDTTDEVKEIVPLTRCFNYTSTPQGYANFFASQYNVEPLKVAVLTSNALEIYCYRTPDEVFESLIENPLPFIRSYGLSEACSTALYLACKFNKSEHIKASALAFFSAGIPGIVEIKPKNSRDSSSVPPIAQKILDKSGEGDNIVLSPRFYGSALLITRLFCQIWEEKVFVFRRASKAEKSNIFGISITRPQVEYYLSSISVLADFFNIHRPSFVSFVSPKDSNTITASDAESIAMNALILLINSIKDALSLLNVFYEDIDAFKSLLNTLMGEGGVYDSKTREYFFSLHFHDLFTPNTETKQLIKEILIEVVNANIASGAPADYIMNVLKERFGSFCHGADILCYRAGEHLEAAQKFEIIDSKISRNHLDTAIDLYERCADNIELNELRRIVDIMVKLNYQPRTVEFLLRVADKIDKANQAQEYVSEGSKIADPRKDFYDKRINVYTLIFDIVKSVDDNTPAEQSPSIANISISSPALSLKERVYSVMMNSSNRFFHYCFYDWLVANKRQDDLLQLHSQFVLPYLKEKAEKSLEICNLLWFYLSKEEHFLEAADVLYALASADFDLKLSERIECLARANGFCDSSTSFDRKPALVQLSENIHELFDIAAIQDDLLSLVEGETRIDEHYRKQLILKLNGKVLPLSDLFNDCADPLDYYEIKLRIFKVSQFKDEKVIQGEWDRLIDSIKNTPLPDGKSAGQESFLSSISNTLSRIGKITHDTDVIFPVQFLMNKILESFPNKSPAADGSICSIFLLAGVSHLKLYYTLNHIIKNSEGNVELARKEMVWLIKDWYQNNPELRGSITPEQIEKLEKYDPDTDLVQDYVKDRHHGMK